The following proteins are encoded in a genomic region of Echeneis naucrates unplaced genomic scaffold, fEcheNa1.1, whole genome shotgun sequence:
- the LOC115038348 gene encoding homeobox protein Hox-D11-like produces the protein MDKAHTWDMADHETRTYLDLSSLTPAYYATTARAREESPPDSRHHYQSPGVLYLGDTQVHDSRGNGVRPAGSDWTSDSEVHTSPVTVIPHFQLWSSISTTREGNLSQSHPAVWVKDDQVSSRNLTDSKEVNSSVMEEPQTFTVEENESINITPSHVPLTAPNKLSTTAGTKRKFRVFSESQNNVLVQQFSVKKYLTPAEILNLAELTGLTYKQVKVWFQKRRMKLRRHQTDNSWESDRYAFRKVSSVPGTVYAHIPSPIPAYQGEALPQHMMEAALKEPVPQNLAFYLPSIGNAPGPAGYPSWSSTSSQTAAHSRPMPPGVSHYEYNPNVFNSSSAASTGHNMSL, from the exons ATGGACAAAGCTCACACCTGGGACATGGCAGACCACGAGACCCGAACCTACCTAGATTTGAGCAGCCTAACTCCAGCATACTACGCCACCACAGCCAGGGCTCGGGAGGAGTCTCCGCCCGACAGCCGTCACCACTACCAGAGTCCTGGGGTACTCTACCTCGGTGACACCCAGGTCCACGATTCAAGGGGAAATGGGGTCAGACCAGCCGGGAGCGATTGGACTAGCGACTCAGAAGTGCACACTTCACCAG TCACTGTAATCCCTCACTTCCAACTATGGAGCTCCATCAGCACCACCAGAGAGGGAAATCTGTCCCAAAGCCATCCTGCAGTCTGGGTAAAAGATGACCAAGTGAGCAGCAGGAATCTTACTGACAGCAAGGAAGTGAACAGCTCTGTCATGGAGGAGCCACAAACCTTCACTGTTGAAGAGAATGAGAGCATTAACATCACCCCTTCACATGTACCCTTAACTGCCCCCAATAAGCTTAGCACTACTGCTGGAACTAAGCGTAAATTTAGGGTCTTTTCAGAGAGTCAGAATAATGTTCTTGTCCAGCAGTTTAGTGTCAAGAAATACCTCACCCCAGCTGAAATCCTGAACCTAGCGGAGCTGACAGGGCTTACCTACAAACAG GTGAAAGTTTGGTTTCAGAAACGAAGGATGAAACTAAGGAGGCATCAGACAGATAACAGCTGGGAGTCTGACCGCTATGCTTTCAGAAAGGTCAGCTCAGTTCCTGGGACCGTTTACGCACACATTCCTTCTCCTATCCCAGCT TACCAGGGAGAGGCTCTGCCCCAACACATGATGGAGGCAGCCTTAAAGGAGCCTGTCCCACAAAACCTGGCTTTTTATCTGCCATCTATTGGCAATGCTCCTGGACCTGCTGGGTACCCCTCCTGGTCATCCACTTCATCCCAGACTGCTGCGCACAGTAGGCCAATGCCCCCAGGTGTCAGTCATTATGAATACAACCCCAATGTGTTTAACTCATCCTCTGCAGCTAGCACTGGTCATAATATGAGCCTGTGA